In the Endozoicomonas sp. SCSIO W0465 genome, GGATCTGCCGAAAAACCCCGAGGCCCAGGCACGTGTCGCCTATAGTATGGGACAAAAAGACTGGTTGGCGTTACTGACCAAGCTGGAAGAACACCGTCAGCACGTTACCACTCACTTTGATGCGGTTATTGCTGATCCTGAAACCACAAATGCCAAGGAACCTCACAGCGACCACTGGCAACCTCTCTGGCTCGGCCAGCTCAGTGAGGAGGAAGAACAGCAGCTGATGTTACAGGAGGGCTTCACAGATATTGCTGCCTCCTGGAAGCGGCTGGTTTCTTTGCGAGACGGAAAAGCCATTACCCGGGTCAGACGGCAAAGCCGTGACCGACTGGATAAGTTTATCCCTCTTCTGCTCCGGGTGGCCGGCAATTCCACGGCACCGGATACTTTTTTACTGCGAATTCTTCCGTTGATTGAAGCAGTATTGCGCCGAACGGCTTACCTGGTTCTGCTGATCGAGAACCCTGCCGCGCTGGAGCACCTTGGCAAACTCTGTATTGCCAGCCCATGGATTGCAGAACAGATAGCCCGTTTCCCAGCGCTGCTCGATGAGTTCCTCAATCTTGGTGACCTCTATAACCCACCGGAAAAAGAAGCATTGGCCAATGAGCTGCGGCAACAGCTTGCCCATATACCGGAGGACGATCTTGAGAACCAGATGGAAGTACTGCGCCACTTCAAGATGGCTCATGTCTTACGGGTTACGGCTGCCCAGGTTTCCGGCACGCTGCCGCTGATGAAAGAGAGTGACTACCTGACCTGGATTGCTGAAGTTATTCTTGAGGCCGTTCTGGCCATTGCCTGGCGAAATCTGGTGGAAAAACATGGAATGCCTCGGGATGTTGACGGCAACCTGTGCAATCCCGGTTTTATTATTGTTGGCTACGGTAAGCTTGGCGGTATTGAGTTAGGCCCCGGCTCTGATCTTGATCTGGTATTTATCCATAATGGGGGTACCAATAAAGAGACCAATGGCCCCAGGGCCATTGACAGCACAACGTTCTATACCCGCCTTGGCCAGCGGATCATCCATATTCTGACGACGCAGACACCTTCCGGTACTCTTTACGAGGCGGATATGAGGCTTCGCCCATCCGGCTCCAAAGGGTTACTGGTCAACTCCTTCAGTTACTTTGAGAAGTATCAGAAAGAAGAAGCGTGGACCTGGGAGCACCAAGCCCTGGTGCGTGCCCGTGTCATTGCTGGCGACCCAACGCTTGCACAGAAATTTGCAGGCCTCAGATCAGACATTCTCGGCCAGCAACGGGATATTCAAAAGCTGCGTGATGATGTTGTGGAGATGCGCCAGAAAATGCGGGAGCACCTGGGCACCAGGTCAACCGGCTCTTTATCAAACCCTACTTCATCGGCATCAAAAAATGCTGGCGTGTTCCATTTAAAGCATGACCCGGGGGGCATTGTCGATATTGAGTTTCTGATGCAGTTTGCCGTTCTGGGGTACTCAAGCCAGTACCCTTCGCTGTTAAAGTGGACCGACAATGTGCGGATCTCTGAAGAACTGGAAACAGCAGGGCTTCTCAGTAAGGACGATGCCTACCAGCTCCGGGAGGCCTACAAAACCTTCCGACTCTGTATCCATCAAAAGGCATTACAGAATGAAGAACCTGTGACGGAAGAGGCGATTGCGAAAAGCTTTCGACAGAATGTGATTTCTGTCTGGAATGGGTTTATGGATGTTAAGGCAACATGAGGCATCCAATATCTCGACTGAACCTGGCTTTGGCATCCTGCGTTTTTTTATGATCCAATAGCGATAAAACAATGTAAAACTGGAGTTTCCCAATGTCTTTCGCCGATCGTGATGGCGTTATCTGGTTAGATGGCGAGTTAGTTCCCTGGCGTGAAGCCAAAACTCATGTCCTGACCCACACCCTGCATTACGGTATGGGGGTTTTTGAAGGTGTCAGAGCCTATCATACGCCGGAAGGGCCTGCTATTTTCCGTCTGAAGGAACATACTGACCGCCTTTTTCGCAGTGCCCACATCCTGAGAATGGAAATCCCCTTCAGCAAAGAAGAACTGAACGAAGCACAAAAGCTCGTTGTTCGCGAGAATGGGCTGGACGAAGCCTACCTTCGCCCAATGTGTTTCCTGGGCTCTGAGGGCATGGGGTTAAGGGCTGAAGGCCTTCAGGTTCATACTATGGTCGCTGCCTGGAACTGGCCATCTTACATGTCCCCGGAAGCGCTTGAGAGGGGCATCAAAATTCGTACCTCTTCCTATACACGACACCATGTAAATATCACCATGTGCAAAGCCAAAGCCAATGGTAATTACATGAACTCCATGCTGGCCCTGCGGGAAGCACTGGACAGTGGCTGTGAAGAAGCCCTGATGCTGGATAATGAAGGTTATGTGGCTGAAGGCAGTGGTGAGAACGTTTTTATTGTGAAAGAGGATGGCATTCTCTATACACCGGAACTGACTTCCTGCCTGGAAGGCATTACCAGGGATACGATCATTCGGTTTGCCAGAGAGCTTGGGCTGGAAGTTCGGGAAAAGCGTATTACCCGTGATGAAGTGTATATCGCCCGGGAAGCATTCTTTACCGGTACCGCGGCAGAAGTAATGCCCATTTGTGAACACGATGGACGCAAGATTGGCTGTGGTAAGCGTGGTCCGATTACTGAAAAGCTTCAGGCCATGTATTTTGACCAAGTTCGTGGCAAGCGTCAGGAAAACCCTGAGTGGTTAAGTCATTGCTAAGCTTACAGGCTATGGCTAACTGTCCGGCCAGCGGCAGTTAGCCTGATTTTCATACTTCATTCCTACTTTTATCTTATGGGCTGATAATTCGCAGTGACTTTACGTCTATTTCAACGCCTGATATCCGATTAACATCCACCTCACCAATAATTTCTACCTTGGTATTGGCATTGACCGGTTGCGGTGGAAAGTCGTTATCATCGATATCCGCCGTGATTTCACCGGTACCGTCATTGAACATATAAGTCTCATGTTTGATTTTACGAACCAGGTTGCCTTTAAGAACTACCCGCATGTCGTCATGGGGATTCTTCAGAATTGCAGCGACAGTTGTCGTGCCATCACCTGAGACAGGTGCTCTATACCCTCCCCCTGAGTCTGGCCCGGTATAAGCTCCTTCAGCAACCAACACAGTGGATGCCAGCAGGACAGCAGAGAACCATCTGGCTAACTTCTGTTTTGTAACTATTCAGCACTGAGCAAAGGCATATTACAGTAATTCCGAACAGCTCTATGAAGTGATTGATATATGTCCATTCCCTGTTTTCTGGCAGACGACAAATAGCTGCGAATCCGTGCAAACATAGAACCACCGTCTGCACTCCTGAAGCAGCCTGAGATTTTCTGCTTTAACTTGGCCATTCGAACATCCCGCTCACTGCCATTGTTATCGAAGGGAATGGTAAAATCTGACATGAAGCGCAGTGTCTCAGCCTTGAACTCAGTGAGTCGTTTGAAGAGATTGTAAGCTTTAGTATTCTTGACTTTCTTGCGCTTAAGCTCCTCTCGTTGCTTCTCCATATAGACGACTTCTTTCATTAGAGCCCGCTGAAGCAACCGGTCATAAATCTTCTCGATTCGTTCACAGACAACACTTGGCATCTGTAGCATACCTATGGTCTTAAAGCCCTTGCAGTAATGCCAGGAAAGCCTCAGTAGCTTCATCAATCGCAACGCCAGTTGATTGCTGTCCCTATCAACAACACCCAAAAGCTCCCTCAGGTGATGGGCATTGCAAAGTACGTGAGTTGCCGCATATGCAAAATAGGATTTCCAATGATCATGAACCAGAACGCCTGCAAATGTTAGCAGTATGCCCATCGTGTCCATGGCCTCACGACCTCGCTTTTAGACAAGTAGTAGAGCGTCCATTGTTCATCCCGCATAACGTGTAGCCAGTGCAAAGAGCCCTCGGCCCGCATACCCGTTTCATCGGCTCCGGCAACAGACGATTCCCGCAAGGCGTCACGAATAACCTCTTCAGTAGAAGCCAGATTTTCATAGGTTCTGGCCACAAAATTGGCGACAGTGCCTGCACTTACACTCATTTTATAGAGAGTATTAAAATACTCTGACACGCGCTTAAAAGGCAGGAAATGGTATTGGTTAAGATAGACGGCCATAGCCTGTGTGGCTGAGCCATATTGTGCGGCAGCGGTAACACCTTCCGGGAATTCAGCCTGATTCCGACAACCACAAGTGCAGATTTTTACTTCAGCTCTATGGGCCGTTACTTCAAATTCACCCGGTCTCCCTGGTTCAAACACCTGTCGTTCAATATATTTGACCGGCTCACTATCAAGAAGAGACGCCTGACATTTATTGCATTCTTTAACCGGAAGGTACTCAATATAGTCAGGGATATCGACCTGTTTAAGACAAGTGCCCTGATGCCCTTTCTTTCCACCGGCTTTATTACCAGAAGACTGTCTCAGACTTTTAGGATTGGGTTTTTCATCCGATGGATCGGTACCTTTATCTGCGGAAAGGTCGTCAGAATGATCTGGAGAATTACTGTTTTTACAAGGTTTTTGATAACCATCAGACGATGGCGGCTTGCTGCTGTTTTGACTGTTCTTGCCAACCTTTTCTTCCAATTCTCGACATCGCTCTTCCAGACAGGCAACTCTCATCCGCAGCTCTGCATTCTCTTTCAAGAGAATCTCAGCCGACATAGTTGCGGGTAGTTCTGGAATCATGCTGGCGAATATTGTGGAAAAATGGTGCTTAAGAGGATGGTATAAAAATCAGAAAATTCCAGATTTATGTGGGGGTGCTGAACAGTTACTCTGTTTTAAACAGACGTCGTAGAGTTTCATGTAGAGTTTCATTACGAAGACACCCTGACATTGACTTATATTTCAACTGGAAGAATAGTAGAAAAAAATGGTCCCGCCAGAGT is a window encoding:
- a CDS encoding YgiW/YdeI family stress tolerance OB fold protein, producing MVTKQKLARWFSAVLLASTVLVAEGAYTGPDSGGGYRAPVSGDGTTTVAAILKNPHDDMRVVLKGNLVRKIKHETYMFNDGTGEITADIDDNDFPPQPVNANTKVEIIGEVDVNRISGVEIDVKSLRIISP
- a CDS encoding branched-chain amino acid transaminase, producing MSFADRDGVIWLDGELVPWREAKTHVLTHTLHYGMGVFEGVRAYHTPEGPAIFRLKEHTDRLFRSAHILRMEIPFSKEELNEAQKLVVRENGLDEAYLRPMCFLGSEGMGLRAEGLQVHTMVAAWNWPSYMSPEALERGIKIRTSSYTRHHVNITMCKAKANGNYMNSMLALREALDSGCEEALMLDNEGYVAEGSGENVFIVKEDGILYTPELTSCLEGITRDTIIRFARELGLEVREKRITRDEVYIAREAFFTGTAAEVMPICEHDGRKIGCGKRGPITEKLQAMYFDQVRGKRQENPEWLSHC
- a CDS encoding transposase is translated as MDTMGILLTFAGVLVHDHWKSYFAYAATHVLCNAHHLRELLGVVDRDSNQLALRLMKLLRLSWHYCKGFKTIGMLQMPSVVCERIEKIYDRLLQRALMKEVVYMEKQREELKRKKVKNTKAYNLFKRLTEFKAETLRFMSDFTIPFDNNGSERDVRMAKLKQKISGCFRSADGGSMFARIRSYLSSARKQGMDIYQSLHRAVRNYCNMPLLSAE
- the glnE gene encoding bifunctional [glutamate--ammonia ligase]-adenylyl-L-tyrosine phosphorylase/[glutamate--ammonia-ligase] adenylyltransferase; this translates as MEPLAQLSQQLTASGSTETIPEAIRNIVIAHWQQFADNNPTFTLPANLFPEKSDQLNPEVMDELIHCWAGSDFAAQQCIRHPQWLASLLENHDKLPDFAETHPERLHTALEAVESEQDLIKALRLYRNREMLRIIWLDLNRRVSMEETTADMSALADACIESALNWLYRDCCQTMGTPYGTNIPGEEPVPQNMVVLGMGKLGARDLNLSSDIDLMFTYPCQGETRGCKKVITNQEFFIRLGQRLIKVLDCQSADGFVFRVDMRLRPYGSSGALVMSFAAMEQYYQDQGRDWERYAMLKARVVAGDIPAGQLLLSQLRPFVYRRYIDFGSISALREMKQLIQREVKRKGMESNIKLGPGGIREIEFIIQSFQLIHGGRDRSLQERNLLTVLETLQSKHYFSSDEANELKAAYIFLRNLEHAIQAIADRQTQDLPKNPEAQARVAYSMGQKDWLALLTKLEEHRQHVTTHFDAVIADPETTNAKEPHSDHWQPLWLGQLSEEEEQQLMLQEGFTDIAASWKRLVSLRDGKAITRVRRQSRDRLDKFIPLLLRVAGNSTAPDTFLLRILPLIEAVLRRTAYLVLLIENPAALEHLGKLCIASPWIAEQIARFPALLDEFLNLGDLYNPPEKEALANELRQQLAHIPEDDLENQMEVLRHFKMAHVLRVTAAQVSGTLPLMKESDYLTWIAEVILEAVLAIAWRNLVEKHGMPRDVDGNLCNPGFIIVGYGKLGGIELGPGSDLDLVFIHNGGTNKETNGPRAIDSTTFYTRLGQRIIHILTTQTPSGTLYEADMRLRPSGSKGLLVNSFSYFEKYQKEEAWTWEHQALVRARVIAGDPTLAQKFAGLRSDILGQQRDIQKLRDDVVEMRQKMREHLGTRSTGSLSNPTSSASKNAGVFHLKHDPGGIVDIEFLMQFAVLGYSSQYPSLLKWTDNVRISEELETAGLLSKDDAYQLREAYKTFRLCIHQKALQNEEPVTEEAIAKSFRQNVISVWNGFMDVKAT
- a CDS encoding transposase, which translates into the protein MIPELPATMSAEILLKENAELRMRVACLEERCRELEEKVGKNSQNSSKPPSSDGYQKPCKNSNSPDHSDDLSADKGTDPSDEKPNPKSLRQSSGNKAGGKKGHQGTCLKQVDIPDYIEYLPVKECNKCQASLLDSEPVKYIERQVFEPGRPGEFEVTAHRAEVKICTCGCRNQAEFPEGVTAAAQYGSATQAMAVYLNQYHFLPFKRVSEYFNTLYKMSVSAGTVANFVARTYENLASTEEVIRDALRESSVAGADETGMRAEGSLHWLHVMRDEQWTLYYLSKSEVVRPWTRWAYC